GTCACCGCAGCCGGCGAGCACCGCCCCCATGGCGATCGCCCCCGTCGCGGTGAACGCACCTCTGCGCGTCGTCCCCGTGCGCCGCACTTGTTCTCCTTCGGGCTTGCACCTGTCTTGACTGGATCTGTCCTGAAGTGATCACCGCAGGCGAGCGTACCCGCGGCTGCGGGGCAGGCGGACGGCAACACCCCTCGGGACCGGATACCCTTTGACCTGACACGCGAGATCCCCACAACAGCACACGCGGCCGAGGAGTCACCCGGATGAGCACCACCCAGAGCGAGAGGCTGCGCGGACTGCTCGAACCGCTCGTCAGCGCCGAGCAGCTGGATCTCGAAGAGATCGAGGTGTCCCGGGCAGGCCGCCGCCGGGTGCTGCGGATCATCGTGGACTCCGAAGAGGGCGTGGAGCTGGACACCTGCGCCGAGCTGAGCCGCGCGATCTCCGAGAAGCTCGACGAGACCGACGCGATGGGTGAGGGCGAGTACGTCCTCGAAGTCAGTTCCCCCGGTGCCGACCGTCCGCTGACGGAGCACCGCCACTACGTACGTGCCACGGGCCGCCTGGCCAAGCTGCACCTGCGCGAGGGCGGCGAGCTGGTGGCCCGCATCCTCGCCGTGGACGAAGAAGGCCTCGACCTCGAAGTGCCGGGCGTCAAGGGCCGCAAGCCCACGTCCCGCCGGGTCGCCTTCGACGAGATCGCCAAGGCGCGCGTGGAGATCGAATTCAGCCGCAAGGACAAGAAGGAAGAGGAGGCGTAGCCGTGGACATCGATGTGAAGCTCTTGAAGGGCTTGGCACAGGACAAGGAGATCCCCTTCGACGTGCTCGTCGAGGCGATCGAGTCGGCCCTCCTCATCGCCTACCACCGTACGGACGGCAGTCACCGCCGCGCGCGCGTCGAGCTCGACGAGCGCGGCCACGTGACGGTGTGGGCGAAGGAGGACCCGGCCGACCTCGAACCGGGCCAGGAGCCCAAGGAGTTCGACGACACCCCGTCCGGCTTCGGCCGGATCGCCGCGAGCACCGCCAAGCAGGTCATCCTGCAGAGGCTGCGCGATGCCGAGGACGACAGGACGTTCGGCGAGTACGCGGGCCACGAGGGCGATGTCGTCACCGGCGTCGTCCAGCAGGGCAAGGACCCGAAGAACGTCCTGGTCGACATCGGCAAGCTGGAAGCCATCCTGCCGGTGCAGGAGCAGGTCCCGGGCGAGGAGTACACCCACGGCCTGCGTCTGCGTACGTACGTCGTACGGGTCGCCAAGGGCGTGCGCGGTCCGTCCGTGACGCTGTCGCGGACCCACCCCAACCTGGTGAAGAAGCTCTTCGCGCTGGAGGTCCCGGAGATCGCGGACGGTTCCGTCGAGATCTGCGCGATCGCCCGCGAGGCCGGTCACCGCACCAAGATCGCGGTCCGTTCGACCCGCTCCGGGCTGAACGCCAAGGGTGCCTGCATCGGCCCGATGGGCGGCCGGGTGCGCAATGTCATGGCCGAGCTGCACGGCGAGAAGATCGACATCGTGGACTGGTCGGACGACCCGGCCGAGATGGTCGCCAACGCCCTGTCGCCCGCACGGGTGAGCCAGGTCGAGGTGGTGGACCTCGGCGCACGGTCCGCCCGGGTCACCGTGCCGGACTACCAGCTGTCGCTCGCGATCGGCAAGGAGGGGCAGAATGCCCGCCTCGCCGCCCGTCTCACCGGCTGGCGCATCGACATCCGTCCGGACACCGAGACCGACGCCGAGCGCGACGTCGCCGACCGGGAGCGGGCCGAGCGGGCCCGCGAGCGTTCGGAGCGCGGCTGACCTTCCTGCGGCCGCGGGAATACAGCGGCCGCAGGGAATACATCCGGGCGGCATGCCGCTGAGATCGCGACAACATCCGTTCGATTTTTGCCCCAAAGGGGTGAGGTCGGTGCGG
This sequence is a window from Streptomyces sp. NBC_01217. Protein-coding genes within it:
- the rimP gene encoding ribosome maturation factor RimP, whose product is MSTTQSERLRGLLEPLVSAEQLDLEEIEVSRAGRRRVLRIIVDSEEGVELDTCAELSRAISEKLDETDAMGEGEYVLEVSSPGADRPLTEHRHYVRATGRLAKLHLREGGELVARILAVDEEGLDLEVPGVKGRKPTSRRVAFDEIAKARVEIEFSRKDKKEEEA
- the nusA gene encoding transcription termination factor NusA, producing the protein MDIDVKLLKGLAQDKEIPFDVLVEAIESALLIAYHRTDGSHRRARVELDERGHVTVWAKEDPADLEPGQEPKEFDDTPSGFGRIAASTAKQVILQRLRDAEDDRTFGEYAGHEGDVVTGVVQQGKDPKNVLVDIGKLEAILPVQEQVPGEEYTHGLRLRTYVVRVAKGVRGPSVTLSRTHPNLVKKLFALEVPEIADGSVEICAIAREAGHRTKIAVRSTRSGLNAKGACIGPMGGRVRNVMAELHGEKIDIVDWSDDPAEMVANALSPARVSQVEVVDLGARSARVTVPDYQLSLAIGKEGQNARLAARLTGWRIDIRPDTETDAERDVADRERAERARERSERG